Proteins encoded together in one Micromonospora auratinigra window:
- a CDS encoding AAA family ATPase, whose product MNSHEPLTQPEVQGFAALAARLAENVNAVVLGKPQVVRLALTALFAQGHVLLEDVPGVGKTTLARAIAATVKGKWRRIQFTPDLLPSDVSGVTIFNQATRGFEFHPGPVFANIVIADEINRASPKTQSALLEVMEERTVTVDGVRHPVPQPFLVVATQNPVEMDGTYRLPEAQLDRFLVKLSVGYPDEAVEVEVLRGATVRSPDSLAAITDTATVGEMVRMARRVHIAEPLYAYAVRLAAATRTHPQVRVGVSPRGVIALTRAACAYALIDGRGWIMPEDLKTLAEPVFAHRLLLTPDAQVRGVTAAEVLRQAIASVPVPLPSGQPAVTHG is encoded by the coding sequence GTGAACAGCCACGAACCGCTCACCCAGCCGGAGGTGCAGGGCTTCGCCGCCCTGGCCGCCCGGCTGGCCGAGAACGTCAACGCGGTCGTGCTGGGCAAGCCGCAGGTGGTCCGGCTGGCGCTGACGGCGCTCTTCGCCCAGGGGCACGTCCTGCTGGAGGACGTGCCCGGGGTCGGCAAGACCACCCTGGCCCGGGCCATCGCGGCGACGGTCAAGGGCAAGTGGCGGCGCATCCAGTTCACCCCGGACCTGCTGCCCTCCGACGTGTCCGGGGTGACCATCTTCAACCAGGCCACCCGGGGCTTCGAGTTCCACCCCGGCCCGGTCTTCGCCAACATCGTCATCGCCGACGAGATCAACCGGGCGTCGCCGAAGACCCAGTCGGCGCTGCTGGAGGTGATGGAGGAGCGCACCGTCACGGTGGACGGCGTCCGGCACCCGGTGCCGCAGCCGTTCCTGGTGGTCGCCACCCAGAACCCGGTCGAGATGGACGGCACCTACCGGCTGCCGGAGGCGCAGCTCGACCGGTTCCTGGTGAAGCTCTCCGTCGGCTACCCGGACGAGGCGGTCGAGGTGGAGGTGCTGCGCGGCGCGACGGTGCGCTCCCCCGACTCGCTGGCCGCGATCACCGACACCGCGACCGTCGGGGAGATGGTGCGGATGGCCCGGCGGGTGCACATCGCCGAGCCGCTGTACGCGTACGCGGTGCGGCTGGCCGCGGCGACCCGCACCCACCCGCAGGTACGCGTCGGGGTCAGCCCCCGCGGCGTCATCGCGCTGACCCGGGCGGCGTGCGCGTACGCGCTGATCGACGGGCGGGGCTGGATCATGCCGGAGGACCTGAAGACCCTCGCCGAGCCGGTCTTCGCGCACCGGCTGCTGCTCACCCCCGACGCGCAGGTGCGCGGGGTGACCGCCGCGGAGGTGCTGCGCCAGGCGATCGCCTCGGTGCCGGTGCCGCTGCCGTCGGGTCAGCCCGCCGTCACCCACGGCTGA
- a CDS encoding DUF58 domain-containing protein, with protein sequence MGITARGVGLLVAAVVLLGVGFRFAYPELTVLGAAAAVAVAYALVTAAWRPRLEVRRVADPDRVARGEPAAMTLTVRNAGRLRSANLLAEDRCGGRLVPVPLLRLRPGRDTEVRYPVPTQRRGVVPVGPLRVTRRDPLGLVALARSYGEPVPVWVHPRIHPLRAVPTGAGRSLDGRTDSVPHGSITFDSLREYVVGDELRRVHWRTSARVGELMVRENVDTSLPRIVVVLDNRAAAHPQRVDGLAESFESACEAAASVLAAAVREDLPVSLLLVAPAEDVAGAGGALDRLAAVELAEGGEDVLRTAMSRLRQERLGDTLVFLTGPGGRADLGHVGALRGAYPSVLVGVFGGEGPTPAGGAGLLVVDAVDGAQFAAEWDGVRRW encoded by the coding sequence GTGGGGATCACCGCCCGAGGTGTCGGGCTGCTCGTCGCCGCCGTGGTGCTGCTCGGCGTCGGGTTCCGGTTCGCGTACCCGGAGCTGACGGTGCTCGGCGCGGCGGCCGCGGTGGCCGTCGCGTACGCCCTGGTCACGGCCGCCTGGCGACCCCGGCTGGAGGTGCGGCGGGTGGCCGACCCGGACCGGGTGGCCCGGGGCGAGCCGGCTGCGATGACGCTGACCGTGCGCAACGCCGGCCGGCTGCGGTCGGCGAACCTGCTCGCCGAGGACCGCTGCGGCGGCCGGCTGGTGCCGGTGCCGCTGCTGCGGCTGCGTCCCGGCCGCGACACCGAGGTCCGCTACCCCGTGCCGACGCAGCGGCGGGGCGTGGTGCCGGTCGGGCCGCTGCGGGTGACCCGCCGCGACCCGCTGGGGCTGGTCGCGCTGGCCCGCTCCTACGGCGAGCCGGTGCCGGTCTGGGTGCACCCGCGCATCCACCCGCTGCGGGCGGTGCCGACCGGGGCGGGCCGCAGCCTGGACGGGCGCACCGACAGCGTGCCGCACGGCTCGATCACCTTCGACTCGCTGCGGGAGTACGTGGTCGGCGACGAGCTGCGTCGGGTGCACTGGCGCACCAGCGCCCGCGTCGGTGAGCTGATGGTGCGGGAGAACGTCGACACCAGCCTGCCCCGCATCGTGGTGGTGCTGGACAACCGGGCGGCCGCGCACCCGCAGCGGGTGGACGGGCTCGCCGAGTCGTTCGAGTCGGCCTGCGAGGCGGCCGCGTCGGTGCTGGCCGCCGCGGTCCGGGAGGATCTGCCGGTGAGCCTGCTGCTGGTCGCCCCCGCCGAGGACGTGGCCGGGGCGGGTGGGGCGCTGGACCGGCTGGCGGCCGTGGAACTGGCCGAGGGTGGGGAGGACGTGCTGCGGACCGCGATGAGCCGGCTGCGCCAGGAGCGCCTCGGCGACACCCTGGTCTTCCTCACCGGGCCGGGCGGCCGCGCCGACCTGGGGCACGTGGGCGCGCTGCGCGGCGCGTACCCGTCGGTGCTGGTCGGGGTGTTCGGCGGGGAGGGGCCGACGCCGGCCGGCGGGGCGGGGCTGCTGGTGGTGGACGCGGTCGACGGCGCGCAGTTCGCCGCCGAGTGGGACGGGGTCCGCCGGTGGTGA
- a CDS encoding transglutaminase domain-containing protein: protein MGRGPPVVTLSPAPADTDVPDGPPAGPGRAARALRAVPVPLALVVMISLAGVVLGRVYADPLLTRLMVGAAVGSVLVGVAARRLPSWLVAPLSVAGLAGLTALSLTLAAAHAGLPGGLGAVAADAARNAIPRLLTAMIPVEPAPDTVLLPVVAAWLTGLTAAEVALRTGRVLLGYLPPALLYAGALYVVGPNADPAVVPSVLFAAVAAAGLAAPSGAGRRPASGDPAAGLAPTVRAAVRLRLFAASAAGVAVVVALAALLAPVVAGQVDERPVDPRRYVEPPQVESLDENPLIRISGWALNPDQKLLDVRTASGGAASGGARIRLAVLSDYDGVTWRVGATYRNAGRILPAVEPAPGATTDTVRQEITVADLTGRLLPAVPTPREVSGARVAYDPATGTLIRPEGLVPGLRYAVTSVRENPDANLLATANVPAGDAVARVLRVADGAPEQLRKLATQLAEDNGAPYARAIAIQDFLAEHYRVTAEAPSGHAYPNLAFFLFGPRNGGGQRGTSEQFAASFAVLGRLAGLPTRVVVGFEPKADGPVRAADAYAWPEVLFEGLGWVPFDPLPRPDEEPRPVEQDFRPPPETPPSEVPEPTGQPSATPPAEAAAPTGADRSGPGTPVLVGGGVGGSVLLVGLLLVSLALLRRNLTRARLERGDPGARIAGAWRELTDALRLAGHPPGDDLAAAEVAERARHTLVEARAARAARAGDGGADAGAGRAGNDGAGTRAGFVRAGDGAVEARAALVGGGAVEPPAGQGGAQVDELATLLNQVAFAPGTATPAQAERAAALAGGYVSALRAARAGWRRLLWSVHPGPLRWRR, encoded by the coding sequence GTGGGACGGGGTCCGCCGGTGGTGACCCTCTCCCCCGCGCCCGCCGACACCGACGTGCCGGACGGGCCGCCGGCCGGACCGGGCCGGGCCGCGCGCGCGCTGCGGGCCGTGCCGGTGCCGCTCGCGCTGGTCGTGATGATCTCCCTGGCCGGGGTGGTGCTGGGCCGGGTGTACGCGGACCCGCTGCTGACCCGGCTGATGGTCGGCGCGGCCGTCGGGTCGGTGCTGGTCGGGGTGGCCGCCCGCCGGTTGCCGTCCTGGCTGGTGGCGCCGCTGTCGGTGGCCGGCCTGGCCGGCTTGACGGCGCTGTCGCTGACGCTGGCCGCCGCGCACGCCGGGCTGCCCGGCGGCCTGGGCGCGGTGGCCGCCGACGCCGCCCGCAACGCCATTCCCCGGCTGCTGACCGCGATGATCCCGGTGGAGCCGGCGCCGGACACGGTGCTGCTGCCGGTGGTGGCCGCCTGGTTGACCGGGCTGACCGCCGCCGAGGTGGCGCTGCGCACCGGCCGGGTGCTGCTGGGCTACCTGCCGCCGGCGCTGCTGTACGCGGGCGCGCTCTACGTGGTCGGCCCGAACGCCGACCCGGCCGTGGTGCCGTCGGTGCTCTTCGCCGCGGTCGCCGCCGCCGGCCTGGCCGCGCCGTCCGGCGCGGGTCGCCGGCCGGCGTCCGGTGACCCGGCGGCCGGGCTGGCCCCGACGGTACGCGCGGCGGTGCGGCTGCGGCTGTTCGCCGCGAGCGCGGCCGGGGTGGCCGTGGTGGTGGCTCTCGCGGCGCTGCTCGCCCCGGTGGTCGCCGGCCAGGTCGACGAGCGCCCGGTCGACCCCCGCCGGTACGTGGAGCCGCCGCAGGTGGAGTCGCTGGACGAGAACCCGCTGATCCGGATCTCCGGCTGGGCGTTGAACCCGGACCAGAAGCTGCTGGACGTGCGCACCGCGTCCGGCGGGGCGGCGTCGGGCGGGGCGCGGATCCGGCTGGCGGTGCTCAGCGACTACGACGGGGTGACCTGGCGGGTGGGGGCCACCTACCGCAACGCGGGACGGATCCTGCCGGCCGTCGAGCCCGCGCCGGGGGCCACCACCGACACGGTCCGGCAGGAGATCACCGTGGCGGACCTGACCGGCCGGCTGCTGCCGGCCGTGCCGACGCCGCGCGAGGTCAGCGGCGCGCGGGTGGCGTACGACCCGGCGACCGGGACCCTGATCCGCCCGGAAGGGCTGGTGCCGGGGCTGCGCTACGCGGTGACGTCGGTGCGGGAGAACCCGGACGCGAACCTGCTCGCCACGGCGAACGTGCCGGCCGGGGACGCGGTGGCCCGGGTGCTGCGGGTCGCCGACGGAGCGCCGGAGCAGTTGCGCAAGCTCGCCACCCAGCTCGCCGAGGACAACGGCGCGCCGTACGCGCGGGCGATCGCGATCCAGGACTTCCTCGCCGAGCACTACCGGGTGACGGCGGAGGCGCCGAGCGGGCACGCGTACCCGAATCTGGCGTTCTTCCTCTTCGGACCGCGCAACGGTGGCGGCCAGCGGGGCACCTCGGAGCAGTTCGCCGCGTCGTTCGCGGTGCTGGGGCGGCTGGCCGGCCTGCCGACGCGGGTGGTGGTGGGCTTCGAGCCGAAGGCCGACGGGCCGGTACGCGCGGCGGACGCGTACGCCTGGCCGGAGGTGCTCTTCGAGGGGCTCGGTTGGGTGCCGTTCGACCCGTTGCCCCGGCCGGACGAGGAGCCCCGCCCGGTGGAGCAGGACTTCCGGCCCCCGCCGGAGACGCCGCCGTCGGAGGTGCCCGAGCCGACCGGGCAGCCCAGCGCCACGCCCCCGGCCGAGGCGGCCGCCCCGACCGGCGCGGACCGGTCCGGGCCGGGTACGCCGGTGCTGGTCGGCGGCGGGGTGGGCGGCTCGGTGCTGCTGGTGGGGCTGCTGCTGGTCAGCCTGGCGCTGCTGCGCCGCAACCTGACCCGGGCCCGGCTGGAGCGGGGTGACCCCGGAGCGCGCATCGCCGGCGCCTGGCGGGAGCTGACCGACGCGCTGCGCCTGGCCGGTCACCCGCCCGGCGACGACCTGGCCGCCGCCGAGGTGGCCGAGCGGGCCCGCCACACCCTGGTCGAGGCGCGGGCCGCCCGCGCCGCGCGGGCCGGGGACGGCGGAGCCGACGCCGGGGCCGGTCGGGCCGGGAACGATGGTGCCGGGACCCGGGCCGGGTTCGTTCGGGCCGGGGACGGCGCGGTCGAGGCCCGGGCCGCTCTGGTCGGGGGCGGCGCGGTCGAGCCACCGGCCGGGCAGGGCGGCGCGCAGGTCGACGAGTTGGCGACGCTGCTCAACCAGGTGGCGTTCGCGCCGGGCACGGCGACCCCGGCGCAGGCGGAGCGGGCGGCGGCGCTGGCCGGCGGGTACGTGTCGGCGCTGCGGGCGGCCCGGGCGGGCTGGCGGCGGCTGCTGTGGTCGGTGCATCCCGGCCCGCTGCGCTGGCGCCGCTGA
- a CDS encoding response regulator transcription factor, with amino-acid sequence MRVVIAEDSVLLREGLVGLLGRFGFQVVAAVGDAPALMAAVDEHRPDLVVTDVRMPPGFTDEGLRAAVALRAARPGLAVVALSQYVQHSYAGELLASGQGRAIGYLLKDRVADVAEFADMLRRVADGGTVVDPEVVRQLMQRGRDPLARLSAREREVLALVAEGHSNAAIARILVLTEAGVGKHIGSVLAKLRLPVSDDTNRRVLAVLTYLRGQP; translated from the coding sequence GTGCGCGTCGTGATCGCCGAGGACTCCGTCCTGCTCCGGGAGGGACTGGTCGGGCTGCTGGGCCGGTTCGGCTTCCAGGTGGTCGCCGCCGTCGGCGACGCACCCGCGCTGATGGCTGCGGTGGACGAGCACCGGCCCGATCTCGTGGTCACCGATGTGCGGATGCCGCCCGGCTTCACCGACGAGGGGCTGCGTGCCGCGGTGGCCCTGCGCGCGGCCCGTCCCGGCCTCGCGGTGGTGGCGCTGAGCCAGTACGTGCAGCACAGCTACGCCGGCGAGCTGCTCGCCTCCGGGCAGGGCCGGGCCATCGGCTACCTGCTCAAGGACCGGGTGGCCGACGTCGCGGAGTTCGCCGACATGCTGCGGCGGGTGGCCGACGGCGGCACCGTCGTCGACCCCGAGGTGGTCCGCCAGTTGATGCAACGCGGCCGCGACCCGCTGGCCCGGTTGTCGGCGCGTGAGCGGGAGGTGCTGGCGCTGGTCGCCGAGGGCCACTCGAACGCCGCGATCGCCCGCATCCTCGTGCTGACCGAGGCGGGGGTGGGCAAGCACATCGGCAGCGTGCTGGCCAAGTTGCGCCTACCGGTCAGCGACGACACGAACCGGCGGGTCCTCGCCGTGCTCACCTACCTGCGCGGCCAACCCTAG
- a CDS encoding sensor histidine kinase, translating to MTSSTTLLRAVTRPRFLASAWPWRGVAYSATTAVASGLLWLLLALPLAPLAVAGWVLRAPRTGPDQGSALRSGTDLVVAAVLGVLGVGLLALVVPRLALAVAGVERWRLRLADGGATPPRRHGNLYTDPATWRAVAYLLLLGIVAPIWLGVLAVVGLLVVSTPVAVHHRAVTMGSVDSAAGRAALGLVLIPVLLYLTAAFGGAHAALARMLLRAEPDQAAAELVAVTRSRARLADAFDVERHRIERDLHDLAQQRLVALTVQLGLARLDLPPDSPAAGAVASAHEQAKTLMVELRDLVRGISPRTLRELGLRAAAEELAAGSPLRVHVDADEGRFAPALETVAFAAVSEALANAVKHAAATEATVTARRAGDTLTVEVRDDGRGGADPTRGSGLTGLADRAAAAGGRLLLSSPAGGPTIVRVELPCAS from the coding sequence ATGACGTCGTCCACCACGCTGCTGCGGGCCGTGACCCGGCCCCGGTTCCTCGCCTCGGCGTGGCCGTGGCGCGGAGTCGCCTACAGCGCGACCACGGCGGTGGCGTCCGGTCTGCTCTGGCTGCTGCTCGCGCTCCCGCTGGCCCCGCTGGCCGTGGCCGGCTGGGTGCTGCGGGCCCCCCGCACCGGCCCCGACCAGGGCAGCGCACTCCGCTCGGGCACCGACCTGGTCGTCGCGGCCGTGCTCGGGGTGCTCGGGGTGGGCCTGCTCGCGCTCGTGGTGCCGCGCCTCGCGCTGGCCGTGGCCGGCGTCGAGCGGTGGCGGCTGCGGCTGGCCGACGGCGGCGCCACGCCGCCGCGCCGGCACGGCAACCTCTACACCGACCCGGCCACCTGGCGCGCGGTGGCATACCTGCTGCTGCTGGGCATCGTCGCGCCGATCTGGCTCGGGGTGCTCGCCGTCGTCGGCCTGCTCGTGGTCTCCACCCCGGTCGCGGTGCACCACCGCGCGGTCACCATGGGCTCTGTGGACAGCGCCGCCGGGCGGGCCGCCCTCGGCCTGGTGCTGATCCCCGTCCTGCTCTACCTGACCGCGGCGTTCGGCGGCGCGCACGCCGCGCTGGCCCGGATGCTGCTGCGCGCCGAGCCGGACCAGGCCGCCGCCGAACTGGTCGCGGTGACCCGGTCCCGGGCCCGGCTGGCCGACGCGTTCGACGTCGAACGGCACCGCATCGAACGCGACCTGCACGACCTCGCCCAGCAGCGGTTGGTGGCCCTGACCGTGCAACTCGGCCTCGCCCGGCTCGACCTGCCGCCCGACTCACCCGCGGCCGGCGCGGTGGCCTCGGCGCACGAGCAGGCCAAGACGCTGATGGTGGAGCTGCGTGACCTGGTCCGGGGGATCAGCCCCCGTACCCTGCGGGAGCTGGGCCTGCGGGCCGCGGCCGAGGAGCTCGCCGCCGGCAGCCCGCTGCGGGTCCACGTCGACGCCGACGAGGGCCGGTTCGCTCCGGCGCTGGAGACGGTGGCGTTCGCCGCCGTCTCGGAGGCGCTCGCCAACGCCGTCAAGCACGCCGCCGCCACCGAGGCCACCGTGACCGCCCGACGGGCCGGCGACACGCTCACCGTCGAGGTACGCGACGACGGGCGCGGCGGCGCCGACCCCACGCGCGGTTCCGGTCTCACCGGGCTCGCCGACCGGGCCGCGGCGGCCGGTGGTCGGCTGCTGCTGTCCAGCCCGGCCGGCGGGCCGACGATCGTACGGGTCGAGCTGCCGTGCGCGTCGTGA